Proteins co-encoded in one Zygotorulaspora mrakii chromosome 5, complete sequence genomic window:
- the AMA1 gene encoding Ama1p (similar to Saccharomyces cerevisiae AMA1 (YGR225W); ancestral locus Anc_5.104), with protein MSNHETGNSRTPKRQTSTNRKPYQDNGQSVGGCGLGGNRLDRFIPQQTSKRAYRSSPSLKKFDIRELELSAKSPSPERLSSPEFFSNLRTTGHYEAINRYAADDSETTTPNTSVTGTANNTSISSVKLSFDQKRHREFIADCLGFQSPERVLMFHSSHGDGKDGSCKSDDKIIGDSSKNRALAMMNQHHHYLRVDPMASALPPSRAIHYLGTTAFSKMTQSLSFVSDQEQDRPSKRVKSQIPYRVLDAPSLRNDFYSNLISWSKTTNHIMVGLGCSVYIWSDSLGAVPVLNHDYLGAKNDIVTCVSFCPTTSHFVVGTKQGRVLLFDQKICLEAYQAGNMTIKPLYEYQTDTLRGISCIEWSEKSSVLKFLVGEESGTVICLAMNDSSRPPTLPKKNLRNSSSIEDDEWMSREFSPRLHHHDSYSQPGNSLYNLQCVFKFQAQSQQICGISLKEDDELLAIGGNDNSCTLWDISLVRSPKLRFVLPHGAAVKAITFCPWSKSLLATGAGSKDRKIRFWHTKTGTLLDEIQTNGQITSLIWSTRYKQIVATFGFGDVDDPILVTLYSYPKLIPLQQVRSPTPLRVLSAVPSPDMTSICVAANDETIRFYELWSDKEDVISEAQESGIYGSNIIDYVEGIGGSHCETIR; from the exons ATGTCTAATCATGAGACCGGAAACTCTAGAACACCTAAGAGACAGACTTCCACGAACAGAAAACCTTACCAGGATAATGGACAAAGTGTGGGTGGCTGCGGCTTGGGCGGCAACAGGCTAGATAGATTCATACCGCAGCAGACGTCGAAAAGAGCTTATAGATCCTCGCCCTCTCTGAAAAAGTTTGACATTAGAGAATTAGAGCTTTCTGCCAAATCACCATCCCCAGAACGCTTGTCTTCTCCGGAATTCTTTAGTAATTTAAGGACTACCGGTCATTATGAAGCAATTAACAGATATGCCGCTGATGATTCAGAAACTACAACGCCAAACACGAGCGTTACAGGGACTGCAAACAATACATCTATTTCCAGTGTGAAATTATCTTTCGATCAAAAGAGACATAGGGAATTTATTGCAGATTGTTTGGGATTTCAAAGTCCGGAAAGGGTTCTAATGTTCCATTCTTCTCATGGCGACGGCAAAGACGGAAGCTGTAAATCAGATGACAAGATAATTGGAGACTCTAGTAAAAATAGAGCTCTTGCTATGATGAACCAACACCATCATTATTTAAGGGTTGATCCTATGGCATCAGCATTGCCGCCAAGCAGAGCGATTCATTATCTGGGAACTacagctttttcaaaaatgactCAAAGTCTTTCGTTTGTATCAGATCAAGAGCAAGACAGGCCATCCAAGAGGGTTAAATCTCAGATCCCTTACCGAGTACTGGATGCACCAAGTTTGAGAAATGATTTTTATTCTAATTTGATTTCCTGGTCAAAAACCACTAACCATATAATGGTTGGTCTTGGTTGCTCTGTCTATATTTGGTCTGATTCTTTAGGAGCTGTGCCTGTGTTAAATCATGATTATTTAGGTgctaaaaatgatataGTTACTTGCGTTTCATTTTGTCCTACAACGAGTCATTTTGTTGTAGGTACAAAACAGGGGCGTGTACTGTTATTCGACCAGAAGATATGTCTTGAAGCCTATCAAGCTGGAAATATGACAATTAAACCGCTGTACGAGTACCAAACAGATACATTGAGAGGAATAAGTTGTATTGAGTGGtctgaaaaaagttcagtattgaaatttttggttgGAGAAGAAAGTGGAACAGTTATTTGCCTGGCCATGAATGATTCATCGCGACCACCAACATTACCTAAAAAGAATTTAAGGAATTCTTCGtcaattgaagatgatgagtGGATGTCAAGAGAATTTTCACCAAGATTACATCATCACGACTCATACTCGCAACCCGGAAATTCTTTGTACAACTTGCAATGTGTTTTCAAATTCCAGGCACAGTCACAACAGATTTGCG GCATTTCATTaaaagaagatgacgaaTTATTAGCAATTGGTGGTAATGACAACTCTTGTACACTTTGGGATATATCGCTAGTCCGATCACCCAAGCTGCGTTTTGTTTTACCTCATGGTGCAGCAGTTAAAGCTATCACATTTTGTCCATGGTCCAAATCTCTACTAGCCACAGGTGCTGGTAGTAAAGACAGAAAAATCAGATTTTGGCATACCAAGACGGGTACCCTTCTGGACGAAATTCAAACTAATGGACAAATAACCTCTCTTATATGGTCAACAAGGTATAAACAAATTGTGGCCACTTTTGGTTTTGGTGATGTGGATGATCCAATATTGGTGACGTTGTACTCCTATCCCAAGCTTATCCCACTGCAGCAAGTTCGTTCACCAACACCATTGAGAGTATTAAGCGCAGTCCCATCCCCAGATATGACGTCGATTTGTGTTGCCGCTAATGACGAAACCATAAGATTCTATGAGCTATGGAGTGACAAAGAAGATGTCATTAGTGAAGCACAAGAGAGCGGAATATACGGATCTAATATCATCGACTATGTGGAAGGCATAGGCGGGTCTCATTGCGAAACCATAAGGTGA
- the NAS6 gene encoding Nas6p (similar to Saccharomyces cerevisiae NAS6 (YGR232W); ancestral locus Anc_5.97), producing the protein MDSSSITDACMNNDLYKVQQFVEDSADVLLMRDDDGRVPLHWAVSFQNEEIALYLLSHMETVDIDELKDKAGWTPFHIACAVGNMNIVIELCNRRLKPDMNLSTVQGITALHLAVSKKHMEVCKFLVDNGASVRIKDKKLQIPLHRAAAAGSMGLIELLCKAQSPINVQDYQGWTPLFHALAEGHGDVAVLLVNQYYADDQLEDHDGKKALDVALDDKVRKHYIQNIL; encoded by the coding sequence ATGGATTCTTCATCGATAACTGATGCGTGTATGAATAATGATCTTTATAAGGTCCAACAGTTTGTTGAAGATTCGGCAGATGTGTTACTTATGAGGGATGATGATGGCAGAGTACCCTTACATTGGGCAGTATCGTTTCAGAATGAAGAGATAGCATTGTACCTGCTATCCCATATGGAAACTGTTGATATCGATGAGCTGAAGGACAAGGCCGGTTGGACTCCTTTTCACATCGCTTGTGCGGTAGGGAATATGAACATAGTCATTGAGCTGTGTAACAGACGGCTGAAGCCTGATATGAATTTATCCACTGTTCAAGGTATCACGGCACTACATCTAGCGGTATCGAAGAAACATATGGAAGTGTGTAAGTTTCTAGTTGATAACGGTGCATCTGTGAGAATCAAGGATAAGAAACTACAGATACCACTTCACCGAGCTGCCGCTGCTGGTTCAATGGGTCTTATTGAGTTACTTTGTAAGGCCCAAAGTCCTATCAATGTACAGGACTATCAAGGATGGACGCCATTATTTCACGCATTGGCTGAAGGCCATGGCGATGTTGCAGTGCTTCTAGTGAATCAATATTACGCCGATGATCAATTAGAAGATCACGACGGTAAGAAAGCACTTGATGTTGCACTCGATGACAAAGTGAGAAAACACTACATACAGAATATTCTTTGA
- the MTC6 gene encoding Mtc6p (similar to Saccharomyces cerevisiae YHR151C; ancestral locus Anc_5.102) yields the protein MIGLLRLLWLSISMITQLRCFCVCDEVLAAPSPQHQNAVRSQRDLMNDVTIDQLPLVGVNLSSALFNEESKNDTQSLAAFQSLLQNGVQAFSLDLEERSSTWMVRQTNIQLSNFLTSLQSYINTTDDNLSANILVLLLKISSGGNSNTNQTARPVPYFNATTPSMNITNIVDQNLGRQRIYTPDDLLNDKAAGLTFNISGQPNSGWPRLQSFLYSSRRRVLIAELTNKLDSQVPYIFNSSILFFDEKNKSLNSPNSTEDYTRLTQIAWRFLDSQFTSRDIRIHMSNGYSPLISNPYSTSNITEITNLFNTSIIWSWANNQPLIAQVDAETQRNELTANNCAVLKYSPSNSTAFWMVDNCYDSYEGLCRSSTETFTWLITDSRDTYFEFDSNSESKCPENYSFALPRTPLEQNSLIMHLDHLRSLTYRIWIDMNSIAVSNCWVTGGPYATCPYQKSVSRRNFVEMLTPVTVCSFVILVMVSYLNLLRIPILSNRKSWKRIVNDVSKSEMEGVPS from the coding sequence ATGATAGGACTGCTCAGACTGCTGTGGTTGTCAATATCGATGATAACACAGCTGCGATGCTTTTGTGTATGCGACGAAGTGTTAGCTGCACCTTCACCACAACATCAAAATGCAGTGCGCTCCCAAAGAGATTTGATGAACGATGTTACCATAGATCAATTACCACTCGTAGGTGTGAATCTGAGTAGTGCTTTGTTTAATGAAGAATCTAAAAATGATACACAGTCACTTGCTGCATTTCAATCCCTATTGCAAAACGGTGTTCAAGCATTTTCGTTGGATCtcgaagaaagaagtaGTACATGGATGGTTCGTCAAACAAATATACAACTCAGCAACTTCTTGACAAGCCTTCAATCTTACATCAACACTACAGATGATAATTTATCGGCAAATATTTTGGTATTGCTATTGAAGATTTCGTCCGGAGGGAACTCTAATACAAACCAAACGGCGCGGCCCGTTCCTTATTTCAATGCTACCACTCCTTCCATGAATATCACAAATATAGTAGATCAAAATTTGGGACGACAGAGGATATATACACCTGATGATCTGTTAAATGACAAGGCAGCGGGGTTAACGTTTAATATTTCAGGTCAACCAAACAGTGGATGGCCCAGGCTTCAGTCTTTCCTTTACTCGAGTAGAAGGCGAGTACTCATAGCTGAATTGACCAATAAACTGGACTCACAGGTGCCGtatatcttcaattcttcaattttgttctttgatgaaaaaaataaaagtttAAACTCACCAAATTCCACGGAAGACTACACAAGGTTAACACAGATAGCCTGGAGGTTTCTGGATTCACAATTCACATCAAGAGATATCAGAATTCATATGAGTAATGGATATTCTCCGCTTATATCAAATCCCTATTCAACATCAAACATAACAGAAATTACCAATCTTTTTAACACAAGCATTATATGGTCATGGGCTAATAATCAGCCCCTCATCGCTCAGGTAGATGCTGAAACacaaagaaatgaattAACTGCAAATAACTGTGCTGTCTTAAAATACTCTCCATCAAATTCTACAGCATTTTGGATGGTAGACAATTGTTACGATAGCTATGAAGGATTATGTAGAAGCTCAACAGAAACTTTTACATGGCTGATTACAGATTCAAGGGATACctattttgaatttgacaGTAACTCCGAATCCAAGTGTCCTGAAAACTATTCATTTGCCCTCCCACGAACTCCACTGGAACAGAACTCATTAATAATGCATCTTGACCATCTAAGATCACTGACATACCGTATTTGGATTGATATGAATTCTATCGCTGTTAGCAATTGTTGGGTCACGGGTGGGCCCTATGCAACATGCCCTTATCAAAAGAGCGTATCGAGAAGAAACTTCGTCGAAATGCTTACTCCAGTAACTGTTTGTTCCTTCGTAATACTGGTCATGGTTTCATATTTGAATCTGCTTAGAATTCCAATTCTCAGTAACAGAAAGTCTTGGAAGAGGATAGTCAATGatgtttcaaaatctgaaatGGAGGGTGTTCCATCTTAG
- the PHB2 gene encoding prohibitin subunit PHB2 (similar to Saccharomyces cerevisiae PHB2 (YGR231C); ancestral locus Anc_5.98): MNRSPSDFQKFAKVFQQQLSRVQQSGGGRGPRGGVPRGSFTGAGALVLLGGSALFLNSALFNVDGGHRAIVYSRIGGISPRIYNEGTHFVIPWIETPIVYDVRAKPRNVASLTGTKDLQMVNITCRVLARPDVAELPTIFRTLGQDYDERVLPSIVNEVLKAVVAQFNASQLITQREKVSRLIRENLVRRASNFSILLDDVSITYMTFSPEFTNAVEAKQIAQQDAQRAAFVVDKARQEKQGMVVKAQGDAKSAELIGEAIKKSKDYVELKRLDTAREIAQILSRSPNRVILDNEALLLNPALDSRSKK, translated from the coding sequence ATGAATAGGTCACCAAGTGATTTTCAGAAGTTTGCAAAGGTCTTTCAACAGCAACTATCTCGGGTGCAGCAATCGGGTGGGGGTAGAGGTCCCCGTGGAGGAGTTCCTCGTGGTTCGTTTACTGGAGCTGGCGCGTTAGTATTATTAGGTGGATCTGCATTATTTCTAAATTCTGCGCTTTTCAATGTTGATGGTGGTCACAGGGCTATTGTGTACTCGCGCATTGGTGGTATTTCGCCAAGAATTTATAATGAAGGTACTCATTTTGTCATTCCATGGATTGAAACACCTATTGTTTACGACGTAAGAGCAAAGCCGCGTAATGTAGCTTCTCTAACTGGTACCAAAGATCTACAAATGGTAAACATCACATGCAGAGTTCTTGCAAGACCTGATGTTGCAGAACTTCCAACAATATTCCGTACTTTGGGTCAAGACTACGATGAGAGAGTGTTACCTTCAATTGTTAATGAGGTTTTGAAGGCTGTTGTAGCGCAATTTAACGCGTCTCAATTAATCACACAGAGAGAAAAAGTCAGCAGACTAATCCGTGAAAATTTAGTTCGTCGTGCTAGCAACTTTAGCATTCTGTTAGATGATGTCTCCATCACCTATATGACATTCTCACCGGAATTCACAAATGCAGTTGAGGCTAAACAAATTGCCCAGCAGGACGCACAGAGAGCTGCATTTGTAGTTGACAAGGCGAGACAGGAAAAACAGGGTATGGTTGTCAAAGCACAAGGTGATGCGAAATCTGCAGAATTAATTGGTGAAGCcatcaaaaaatcgaaGGATTATGTAGAGTTGAAAAGGTTAGACACTGCGAGGGAGATTGCTCAGATTTTGTCGCGCTCTCCAAACAGAGTCATTCTTGACAACGAGGCATTATTATTGAATCCCGCCCTTGACAGCAGATCGAAGAAATGA
- the DIE2 gene encoding dolichyl-P-Glc:Glc(2)Man(9)GlcNAc(2)-PP-dolichol alpha-1,2- glucosyltransferase (similar to Saccharomyces cerevisiae DIE2 (YGR227W); ancestral locus Anc_5.101): protein MSGHPVKSDDLKDAPPQLISPGIQRQLEKEVVTGFLTNIAIYPLLVTYFLLTFYYVSTKVVPYEFIDERFHIGQTLQYISGNWNTWDPKITTPPGLYILGCLEYKFFRIFTSWSTLTILRIVNLFGGIFVLPVMVLRPLFLFNAIGFWPIALMSFPLMATYYYLYYTDIWSTIFILQALTFVLTLPYGPTVSIWLSALCAGISCLFRQTNIIWTAFIMVLAVERRAMIQKQFNTHTLNNYLKLFIHSIDDFTSIVLPYAVDFVLFLVYIIWNRGITLGDKSNHNAGFQLVQIFYCFMFICFFSLPLWFSGSFLQLYKRRCQLKPVRVFFEVLGIMIVIRFFTKVHPFLLADNRHYTFYLFKRFIGSRRKLIKYVLMAPVYHFSTFVYMEVFRPSQLVFEPIVPLPLKDPVDLPIQLTHISWTALIACTFVTIVPSPLFEPRYYILPFYFWRIFVTCSAEPILGELVPSEEGEIAVTIASTKRLFLEFAWFMLINAISLIIFMRRAFTWETELFPQRIIW from the coding sequence ATGTCTGGTCATCCAGTAAAATCTGACGATCTTAAGGATGCTCCTCCTCAACTTATCAGTCCTGGGATCCAAAGGCAGTTAGAAAAGGAAGTGGTAACGGGGTTTTTAACAAACATAGCGATATACCCTCTGCTAGTTACATACTTCCTTCTTACATTTTATTATGTTTCAACAAAAGTAGTGCCCTATGAGTTTATCgatgaaagatttcataTTGGACAGACTCTCCAGTACATATCTGGAAATTGGAACACATGGGACCCTAAGATTACGACGCCTCCAGGTCTATATATTCTTGGATGCTTAGAGtacaaattcttcagaatATTTACATCATGGAGTACTTTAACAATATTAAGGATTGTGAACTTATTTGGCGGTATCTTCGTTCTGCCAGTGATGGTATTAAGACcgcttttccttttcaatgcaaTTGGATTTTGGCCTATCGCTTTGATGAGCTTCCCATTGATGGCAACATACTATTATTTATATTACACTGACATATGGTCAACAATATTTATTTTGCAAGCACTGACATTCGTACTGACCCTGCCCTATGGGCCTACAGTGAGCATTTGGCTAAGTGCACTTTGTGCTGGTATAAGTTGCTTATTCAGACAAACCAACATCATATGGACGGCTTTCATCATGGTACTTGCTGTGGAACGGAGAGCAATGATACAGAAGCAATTCAACACGCACACATTAAACAACTatttgaaacttttcataCACTCCATCGATGATTTCACCTCTATTGTCTTACCATATGCAGTGGACTTCGTTCTATTTCTGGTATACATCATATGGAACAGGGGAATCACACTGGGTGATAAGTCCAATCACAATGCGGGTTTTCAATTGGTTCAAATCTTTTATTGTTTCATGTTCATCTGTTTCTTCAGTTTGCCGCTTTGGTTTTCAGGTAGTTTTCTTCAGTTatacaaaagaagatgtCAATTGAAACCAGTAAGAGTTTTTTTCGAGGTATTGGGCATAATGATTGTAATCAGATTTTTTACTAAAGTACATCCTTTCTTGTTGGCGGATAATAGGCATTACactttttacctttttaAGAGATTCATTGgctcaagaagaaagctgATAAAATATGTACTCATGGCCCCAGTTTATCACTTTTCCACTTTCGTTTATATGGAAGTTTTCAGACCTAGTCAGTTGGTATTTGAGCCCATTGTTCCGCTACCCCTGAAGGATCCAGTTGATTTGCCTATTCAATTGACCCACATATCTTGGACGGCTTTGATAGCATGTACGTTCGTTACGATTGTACCATCGCCCTTATTTGAACCCCGTTATTACATTTTGccattttatttttggaGAATATTTGTTACATGCAGCGCAGAGCCAATACTTGGTGAACTCGTTCCTTCTGAAGAAGGTGAAATCGCTGTAACGATAGCATCTACAAAACGTCTATTCTTAGAGTTTGCATGGTTCATGCTGATCAATGCAATTTCCTTAATTATATTTATGCGTCGTGCCTTCACTTGGGAAACTGAACTCTTTCCTCAAAGGATTATATGGTGA
- the SMI1 gene encoding Smi1p (similar to Saccharomyces cerevisiae SMI1 (YGR229C); ancestral locus Anc_5.100): protein MNVIKKKWKELVYSMSTEDHYAEFDPNEPGNFNMARRANQGSGGIGASRVHLTSTDGFGDEEMNIGVEDDNNDISIDEYGTTDKEGVSEVMLAWRHIESWTTQHSPDLNASFGDPCTENDITHAEEDLEITFPAAVKVSLRIHDGQEDLESMTGVSGLIYGLQLMTLDQIVEMTGKWRSVARNMNKKPLVSSPIINQNQSSSGSSTPSPDEMKRRQFKLSHIPTQNCIPKGTIQPVYAHPAWIPLVTDHAGNHIGVDLAPAEAGKYAQVIIFGRDFDTKYVVAENWGDFLLSFANDLEAGNWYLIDDSDDFLAGDGDLVFRDKKSNGPAQDYLEILKKRVWLKSQDLKGENSVTMTKKAIRSSTESESVKNQSLVEETDYSTPKKVNSLEQMENQVDDAITNSEAKSKDLKIPAMEVTNDELDTKDSTGATPEEVSIGENKEEASEDLGPIGNKEETQKDLANSLEEKLKISEDENPNLENDAQEQSHEETSNKKGDPVDQIDSENVTKGARKEEFESVAL, encoded by the coding sequence aTGAATGttatcaagaagaaatggaaagagCTAGTGTACTCTATGAGTACCGAGGATCACTATGCGGAATTCGATCCCAACGAGCCCGGGAACTTCAATATGGCACGCAGAGCCAACCAGGGTAGTGGGGGTATCGGTGCGTCGCGTGTGCATTTGACGAGCACAGACGGATTTGGCGACGAGGAGATGAACATTGGCGTGGAGGACGATAATAATGACATTAGCATCGACGAGTACGGGACCACCGACAAAGAGGGCGTGTCGGAGGTAATGCTGGCGTGGAGGCATATAGAGTCGTGGACGACGCAACACAGTCCTGACCTGAATGCTTCGTTTGGCGACCCGTGCACTGAGAACGACATAACGCACGCGGAGGAAGACTTGGAGATAACGTTTCCCGCCGCTGTGAAAGTATCGCTGAGGATTCATGATGGGCAAGAGGATTTGGAGTCCATGACAGGTGTATCTGGATTGATATACGGATTACAACTGATGACTCTGGAccaaattgttgaaatgaCCGGGAAATGGAGGAGCGTCGCCAGAAACATGAACAAAAAGCCTCTAGTTTCGTCGCCAATAATCAATCAGAACCAATCTTCGTCAGGCTCCTCCACACCTAGTCCGgatgaaatgaaaagaagacAATTTAAACTATCTCATATTCCAACTCAAAACTGTATTCCAAAGGGGACCATTCAACCTGTCTATGCACACCCTGCCTGGATACCATTGGTAACCGATCACGCAGGAAATCATATTGGTGTTGATCTTGCCCCAGCCGAGGCTGGTAAGTACGCTCAAGTTATAATTTTCGGTAGAGATTTTGACACGAAATACGTCGTCGCTGAAAATTGGGGTGACTTTCTTCTATCATTTGCGAACGATTTGGAAGCAGGTAATTGGTATTTAATTGACGATAGCGATGATTTCCTGGCGGGTGATGGGGATCTTGTATTTAGAGACAAGAAGTCCAATGGACCAGCTCAAGACTATctggaaattttgaagaaaagagtaTGGCTTAAATCACAGGACCTAAAGGGCGAAAATTCAGTAACGATGACAAAAAAGGCTATACGCAGTTCAACCGAATCTGAATCtgtaaaaaatcaaagtttAGTGGAAGAGACTGATTACAGTACTCCAAAAAAAGTTAACTCTCTCGAGCAAATGGAGAACCAGGTTGATGATGCTATCACAAACAGCGAGGCAAAATCAAAGGATTTAAAAATACCGGCAATGGAAGTTACGAATGACGAATTAGATACTAAAGACTCCACGGGTGCGACCCCAGAAGAGGTGAGTATTGGAGAAAATAAAGAGGAAGCTTCAGAAGATTTAGGTCCTATAGGaaacaaagaagaaactcAAAAGGACCTAGCGAATTCATTAGaagaaaaactgaaaatttcagaagacGAGAATCCTAATCTCGAAAATGATGCTCAAGAGCAATCACATGAAGaaacttcaaataaaaaaggtGACCCAGTTGATCAAATCGACAGCGAAAATGTCACAAAGGGTGCCCGAaaggaagaatttgaaagcgTTGCCTTATAa
- the PEX28 gene encoding Pex28p (similar to Saccharomyces cerevisiae PEX28 (YHR150W); ancestral locus Anc_5.103), giving the protein MSIKYKWDQPRKREIVKSYFADKYEKALDSLLAADTAAAVAAAVGGDHQRSSVPKRGVVKGIAGSLFDASVERLKNDKPMLPGDFDTVTESSDDFWKDENFKQETDSEVKVSSTTTLETPEDGLEKRTKEHFLDIFVDKLITRIIPTRLPEREHFGELSEDEKRRSKTVSATKLTSNLKALTPKLAGLFELQDSIVRLLTWRNPSGTLTMLIILTMICYNPMNIIIMPLIYIMFGLMVPGYTRRHPFRRTLYPYRRMYGKSLIKDVTNGGPTAWHPGYGIQEFDYNVQVFDSDDVSRRNEIDNRIEFVVSLRDLQNATTATLSLSKSVERFIYGTAGFVDERHSTVVFFKYIASFCTLSLLSKYINWSFFISLILWLSMIFAHPKVKQRISAHKQKKRSVSSTTDRSETHKEFNIILDESPEVKYVEIFEIYKQGITPRHWDFYKISNQVFDPLDKFRKLQQEPPGVSKLDDILPPRTWVFDENSEWEVDYNVKKWSSERGLSLKIQDEYLIDDSFKRRRLTRKVLRYANPASKPSYKLKK; this is encoded by the coding sequence ATGAGTATTAAGTACAAATGGGATCAGCCTCGTAAACGAGAAATCGTGAAATCCTACTTTGCTGATAAATACGAGAAAGCCCTGGACTCGTTACTTGCAGCAGACACAGCTGCGGCTGTCGCTGCAGCTGTAGGGGGCGATCATCAAAGGTCTTCTGTGCCCAAGAGGGGTGTTGTTAAAGGTATCGCTGGCTCTCTTTTCGATGCATCAGTTGAGAGActcaaaaatgacaaacCCATGTTGCCAGGGGACTTTGATACAGTAACTGAAAGCTCCGATGACTTCtggaaagatgaaaatttcaagcagGAAACTGACAGTGAGGTTAAAGTGAGCAGTACTACTACTCTGGAAACTCCTGAGGATGGATTAGAAAAGAGAACGAAGGAGCACTTTTTGGATATATTTGTAGATAAATTAATAACTAGGATAATACCGACTAGATTACCTGAAAGAGAACATTTTGGAGAATTGTCCGAGGatgagaaaagaagaagcaaaacTGTGTCTGCTACTAAGTTGACCAGTAATCTAAAGGCTCTCACTCCTAAATTGGCGGGACTTTTCGAACTTCAAGACTCTATTGTGCGACTACTGACCTGGAGAAACCCTTCTGGGACGTTAACCATGTTAATAATACTGACGATGATTTGCTATAACCCTATGAACATAATTATTATGcctttaatatatataatgtTTGGTCTAATGGTACCAGGGTACACGCGAAGGCATCCATTTCGAAGAACTTTGTATCCTTATAGGAGGATGTACGGGAAGTCACTGATTAAAGATGTCACAAATGGTGGTCCAACAGCGTGGCACCCAGGTTATGGcattcaagaatttgattATAATGTTCAAGTTTTTGACTCAGATGATGTCTCGAGACGAAATGAAATCGATAACAGGATTGAGTTCGTGGTGAGCTTGCGTGACCTGCAAAATGCAACGACAGCTACCTTGTCTTTGTCGAAGTCGGTGGAAAGATTTATTTATGGAACCGCTGGATTTGTAGATGAAAGGCACTCTACTGtcgttttcttcaaatatattgCATCGTTCTGTACATTGAGTCTGCTTtccaaatatatcaattgGAGCTTCTTTATAAGCCTGATTTTATGGCTGAGTATGATATTTGCGCATCCTAAAGTTAAACAAAGGATATCCGCTCAtaagcaaaagaaaaggtcAGTTAGCAGTACGACTGATCGCAGTGAAACACACAAAGAATTTAATATAATATTAGATGAGTCCCCAGAAGTAAAATAcgttgaaatttttgagatcTATAAGCAGGGGATAACTCCTCGCCATTGGGacttttacaaaatttcaaaccaGGTTTTTGACCCTCTAGACAAGTTCAGGAAATTGCAACAGGAGCCACCTGGAGTTTCCAAGTTAGATGACATTTTGCCGCCAAGAACATGGGTTTTTGATGAGAATTCTGAATGGGAGGTTGACTATAATGTTAAAAAATGGTCATCAGAAAGGGgcctttctttgaaaatacaAGACGAGTATTTAATAGAcgattctttcaaaagaaggCGGCTGACTCGTAAAGTATTGAGATATGCGAATCCTGCTTCTAAACCATCTTAtaagttgaaaaaatag
- the BNS1 gene encoding Bns1p (similar to Saccharomyces cerevisiae BNS1 (YGR230W) and SPO12 (YHR152W); ancestral locus Anc_5.99) codes for MSSVEIVSPKRMSTSLDSRLSGASSDGKCSLGNKDSIAAGSALRFSAHRDSNETKEQGPGGAGAGGRARAKTAHKKTVITHGIQKNQKPKLRNKFASPTDRLLSPCSQKLNDHKSKLFVSKSNPTKLSFATKQDRGADDSDDEYA; via the coding sequence ATGTCTAGCGTTGAAATTGTGTCACCCAAAAGAATGAGCACGTCCCTTGATAGCAGGCTCTCAGGGGCCTCGTCAGATGGCAAATGCTCTCTTGGTAACAAAGACAGCATCGCAGCAGGGAGCGCGCTGCGTTTCAGTGCCCACAGAGACAGCAACGAAACGAAGGAGCAAGGGCCAGGAGGTGCCGGGGCTGGGGGTAGAGCAAGGGCCAAGACTGCTCACAAGAAGACGGTCATCACCCATGGCATACAGAAGAACCAGAAGCCGAAATTAAGAAACAAATTTGCATCGCCGACCGACAGGTTGCTCTCTCCCTGTTCGcagaaattgaatgatcACAAATCCAAGCTTTTCGTCTCGAAGTCGAATCCGACCAAGCTGAGCTTTGCTACCAAACAGGACAGAGGTGCGGATGATAGCGACGACGAATATGCCTGA